A stretch of Vibrio maritimus DNA encodes these proteins:
- a CDS encoding YeaC family protein → MDVEQLLEAMTPDVYERLLYATETGRWPEGSRLSPEQRDSCMQAVMLYQSKHNVEPQHMSVAAGGDITFKSKAELKNQFADNSNEIARVKVSQD, encoded by the coding sequence ATGGATGTAGAACAATTATTAGAAGCAATGACACCAGATGTGTATGAAAGACTGCTTTATGCGACAGAAACTGGGCGATGGCCAGAGGGCAGTCGATTATCACCAGAACAAAGAGACTCTTGCATGCAGGCTGTAATGCTTTATCAGTCGAAGCACAATGTTGAGCCACAGCATATGTCGGTTGCCGCTGGTGGAGACATTACATTCAAGAGTAAAGCTGAGCTGAAAAACCAGTTTGCAGATAACTCGAACGAGATAGCTAGAGTGAAGGTTTCACAAGATTAG
- a CDS encoding SulP family inorganic anion transporter — protein MFEFPQFSKHSVKNDVLSGLTVALALVPEAVAFAFVAGVDPMVGLYAAFIVGLVTSIFGGRPGMISGATGAMAVVMVSLVATHGVQYLFAAIMLAGLFQISAGIFKLGKFIRIVPHPVMIGFVNGLAIVIFLAQLGQFKAPDLSGALTWLPQDQMMLMLGLVALTMAIIHFLPKITTAVPSSLVAIVTVTLLVQGLGLDTRTVVDFLRSMSGDNAATLAGSLPTFSIPAVPLTWETLQIILPYAIILAAIGLIESLLTLTVLDEMTNTRGQSNRECVGQGLANVTCSVFGAMGGCAMIGQSMINVNSGGRGRLSGIVAAVALLMFILFAAALIEMIPLAALVGVMFMVVIGTFEWATFKLARRVPKKDFFVIVLVTAVTVMTDLAVAVAVGVVASALMFAWEHAKHIYASSHINEEGSKEYMVNGPIFFGSAANFLELFDAQNDPQDVIVDFANSRVTDHSAIEAIETLAERYATVGKTLHLRHLSPDCRKLLDKAGSLVEINVKEDPSYKVATDVLAG, from the coding sequence ATGTTTGAATTCCCACAGTTTTCTAAGCACTCAGTAAAGAATGACGTATTGTCAGGTCTGACTGTTGCTCTTGCGCTTGTTCCTGAGGCGGTTGCTTTCGCATTCGTAGCAGGCGTTGACCCTATGGTTGGCTTGTACGCTGCCTTTATCGTCGGTTTGGTTACCTCTATCTTCGGTGGACGCCCAGGCATGATCTCTGGTGCAACAGGCGCAATGGCCGTTGTTATGGTTAGCCTTGTAGCTACTCACGGCGTTCAGTACTTGTTTGCCGCTATTATGTTGGCAGGTCTGTTTCAGATCAGTGCTGGCATCTTTAAGCTCGGTAAGTTTATTCGTATCGTGCCGCACCCGGTAATGATCGGCTTTGTGAACGGCCTCGCTATCGTTATTTTCCTAGCACAGCTCGGCCAGTTTAAAGCACCAGACTTATCCGGTGCCCTCACCTGGCTACCTCAAGATCAAATGATGCTGATGCTGGGTCTTGTTGCACTGACCATGGCGATCATCCACTTTTTACCAAAGATCACGACAGCAGTACCCTCTTCTCTTGTTGCGATTGTCACTGTGACACTATTGGTCCAAGGTCTAGGTCTTGATACTCGTACGGTCGTCGACTTCCTGCGCTCAATGTCGGGCGACAATGCTGCAACGCTAGCAGGTTCTCTACCAACTTTCTCTATCCCTGCGGTTCCACTAACGTGGGAAACGCTGCAGATCATCCTACCTTATGCCATCATTTTGGCGGCAATTGGCCTGATTGAATCTCTATTAACACTCACAGTCTTAGATGAGATGACCAACACACGCGGCCAATCTAACCGCGAATGTGTGGGTCAAGGTCTAGCAAACGTGACCTGTTCTGTATTCGGTGCAATGGGTGGCTGTGCGATGATTGGTCAGTCGATGATCAACGTCAACTCAGGTGGTCGCGGTCGTCTGTCTGGTATCGTTGCCGCGGTTGCATTATTGATGTTTATTCTATTTGCAGCAGCACTTATTGAGATGATCCCACTAGCAGCGCTTGTTGGTGTCATGTTCATGGTGGTTATTGGTACGTTTGAATGGGCAACCTTCAAGCTGGCTCGCCGAGTACCTAAGAAAGATTTCTTTGTCATCGTGTTGGTAACAGCTGTAACCGTAATGACAGACCTTGCTGTTGCCGTAGCGGTTGGTGTTGTTGCTTCTGCTCTGATGTTCGCATGGGAACACGCCAAGCATATCTATGCTAGCAGCCACATCAATGAAGAAGGTTCGAAAGAATACATGGTTAACGGTCCAATTTTCTTTGGTTCCGCGGCCAACTTCCTTGAGCTATTTGACGCACAAAATGATCCACAAGATGTGATTGTTGATTTTGCGAACTCTCGCGTTACCGACCATTCTGCGATTGAGGCTATTGAAACCTTGGCCGAGCGTTATGCGACGGTAGGTAAAACCCTACACTTGCGCCACCTCAGCCCAGACTGCCGTAAGCTTCTAGACAAAGCGGGCAGCTTAGTTGAAATTAATGTTAAAGAAGACCCAAGCTACAAAGTCGCAACCGACGTATTAGCTGGTTAA
- the rne gene encoding ribonuclease E yields MKRMLINATQKEELRVALVDGQKLFDLDIESPGHESKKANIYKGRITRVEPSLEAAFVDYGAERHGFLPLKEIAKEYFPQGYTYQGRPSIKDVLSEGQEVIVQVEKEERGSKGAALTTYISLAGSYLVLMPNNPRAGGISRRIEGEERTELKAALSTLELPQGMGLIVRTAGVGKSAEELEWDLRFLLNNWENIKGAADQNPAPFLIHQESNVIVRALRDYLRRDIGEILIDSNTIYERARQHIQLVRPDFVNRVKKYDNEVPLFSHYQIESQIESAFQREVRLPSGGSIVIDPTEALTSIDINSARATKGSDIEETALNTNLEAADEIARQLRLRDLGGLVVIDFIDMTPVRHQREVENRLREAVRIDRARVQIGRISRFGLLEMSRQRLSPSLAEASHHICPRCSGTGVVRDNESLALSVLRLIEEEALKDNTSQALAIVPVPIASYLLNEKRRSINHIERVQEVKITIVPDSDMETPHFEVIRVREGEEQDLLSYLLPKKLEALREAEAKEAGESEVKPRKVEQPALQGFATPTQTAPTPAPKAPEKKPAAEPKAEKPGLFSRILSAIGSLFASPEAEKKEPEKKEETNKNRNNRSRRSRNNDQRRRNNKESRDNDRNKNRRNKPNRDRDEEKETQSNAQQEPRKSQNRRNKQQDRRNKKRDEAANKSKVEEQGKQIAADVQAEKKSPRSEDKRSEEKTAKVKERRQRRKLTKQVRVKDQNAKQEELAEQQNVATATQAPVEKTQAPEASNEAGAKEEGKQRRNRRSPRHLRASGQRRRRGRDRRPNPFRLRKGGVASPEMAMGKVMPSYGITKPKAKTKPEAEVKEVTVNVTGMAMPEMAMGKVIVMRKPEPVATPEVAADVVETPVVTEAPKAVEASVVEAPVVEPTVEAPVVEAPVADVPVTESTTTPDSNVSEEVVEVVAEAPKAQEQAPVEAKPAETKVTAKASFKGHASAPMAKAEGKQELGEIIINAAPVKTERYQPKGAGSQVATNAASAAMTKPNY; encoded by the coding sequence ATGAAAAGAATGTTAATCAACGCAACTCAAAAAGAAGAGTTGCGTGTTGCTTTGGTTGACGGTCAGAAACTGTTCGATCTTGATATCGAAAGCCCTGGCCATGAGTCAAAGAAAGCAAATATCTACAAAGGACGTATCACTCGAGTTGAGCCTAGCCTAGAGGCCGCATTCGTTGACTACGGTGCCGAACGCCACGGTTTCCTCCCTCTTAAAGAAATTGCAAAAGAATACTTCCCACAAGGTTATACCTACCAAGGTCGTCCAAGCATCAAAGATGTATTGAGCGAAGGCCAGGAAGTCATCGTGCAAGTTGAAAAAGAGGAGCGTGGTAGCAAAGGTGCTGCACTGACAACGTATATCTCTCTAGCAGGTAGCTACTTAGTTCTTATGCCTAACAACCCTCGTGCTGGCGGTATCTCTCGCCGTATCGAAGGTGAGGAGCGCACTGAACTTAAAGCGGCACTGAGCACACTTGAACTCCCTCAAGGTATGGGTCTAATCGTCCGTACCGCAGGTGTAGGCAAGAGCGCCGAAGAGCTTGAGTGGGATTTACGTTTCCTTCTAAACAACTGGGAAAATATTAAAGGCGCAGCGGACCAAAACCCTGCTCCGTTCCTAATTCACCAAGAAAGTAACGTCATCGTCCGCGCACTGCGTGACTACTTACGTCGTGACATTGGTGAAATCCTTATTGACAGCAACACGATTTACGAGCGCGCGCGCCAACATATTCAATTGGTACGCCCAGACTTCGTAAACCGTGTTAAGAAGTACGACAACGAAGTACCGCTATTTAGTCACTACCAAATCGAAAGCCAGATCGAATCTGCCTTCCAACGTGAAGTTCGCCTACCTTCTGGTGGCTCTATTGTTATCGACCCAACAGAGGCGCTTACCTCTATCGATATCAACTCTGCACGTGCAACAAAAGGTAGTGATATTGAAGAGACAGCTCTCAACACTAACTTAGAAGCGGCAGATGAGATTGCTCGTCAATTGCGTCTTCGTGACCTTGGTGGTTTGGTTGTTATCGACTTTATTGATATGACGCCAGTTCGTCACCAACGTGAAGTTGAAAACCGTCTGAGAGAAGCGGTTCGTATCGACCGTGCTCGCGTACAAATCGGTCGTATTTCTCGCTTCGGTCTTCTTGAGATGTCTCGCCAACGCTTGAGCCCGTCTCTTGCAGAAGCAAGTCACCACATCTGTCCACGTTGTAGTGGTACTGGTGTTGTACGTGATAACGAATCTCTCGCACTTTCTGTACTTCGTTTGATCGAAGAAGAAGCACTAAAAGACAACACATCGCAGGCTTTAGCGATTGTTCCTGTGCCTATCGCTTCTTACCTATTGAACGAAAAACGTCGCTCTATCAACCACATTGAGCGCGTTCAAGAAGTGAAGATCACCATCGTTCCAGATTCAGACATGGAAACACCGCATTTCGAGGTTATCCGTGTACGTGAAGGCGAAGAGCAAGATCTCCTGTCTTACTTGCTACCTAAGAAGCTAGAAGCGCTGCGTGAAGCTGAAGCTAAAGAAGCGGGTGAATCAGAAGTGAAGCCGCGTAAGGTTGAGCAACCAGCCCTCCAAGGCTTTGCAACTCCAACGCAAACTGCGCCAACACCAGCGCCAAAAGCGCCTGAGAAGAAACCAGCTGCTGAGCCTAAAGCTGAGAAGCCGGGCCTATTCTCTCGTATTCTTTCTGCAATCGGTTCTCTATTCGCTTCACCTGAAGCAGAGAAGAAAGAGCCAGAGAAGAAAGAAGAAACAAACAAAAACCGCAACAATCGTTCGCGCCGTAGCCGCAACAACGATCAGCGCCGTCGCAACAACAAAGAGTCTCGTGACAACGATCGCAACAAGAATCGTCGTAACAAGCCTAACCGTGACCGCGATGAAGAGAAAGAGACGCAAAGCAACGCTCAACAAGAGCCACGCAAATCTCAGAACCGTCGTAACAAGCAGCAAGACCGTCGTAATAAGAAGCGAGATGAAGCTGCTAACAAATCGAAGGTAGAAGAGCAAGGTAAGCAAATCGCTGCTGACGTACAAGCAGAGAAGAAGAGCCCTCGTTCAGAAGATAAGCGCTCAGAAGAGAAAACTGCCAAAGTTAAAGAGCGTCGTCAACGTCGCAAACTGACTAAGCAAGTTCGCGTTAAAGACCAAAATGCCAAACAGGAAGAGCTCGCAGAGCAACAAAATGTCGCAACTGCAACTCAAGCGCCTGTTGAAAAAACACAAGCGCCAGAAGCGTCTAACGAAGCTGGGGCAAAAGAGGAAGGTAAGCAGCGTCGCAACCGTCGTTCTCCACGTCACCTACGTGCAAGTGGTCAACGTCGTCGTCGTGGTCGTGATCGCCGTCCTAACCCATTCCGTCTTCGCAAAGGTGGCGTTGCTTCACCAGAAATGGCAATGGGTAAAGTGATGCCAAGTTACGGTATTACCAAGCCTAAGGCGAAAACAAAACCTGAAGCGGAAGTGAAGGAAGTTACTGTTAACGTAACTGGTATGGCGATGCCAGAGATGGCAATGGGTAAAGTCATTGTTATGCGCAAACCAGAGCCTGTCGCGACGCCAGAAGTTGCTGCTGACGTCGTTGAGACGCCGGTGGTTACCGAAGCACCTAAAGCCGTTGAGGCTTCAGTTGTTGAAGCTCCTGTGGTTGAGCCAACGGTTGAAGCTCCTGTGGTTGAAGCACCTGTTGCTGACGTACCAGTAACTGAATCTACGACTACACCTGACTCTAACGTTTCAGAAGAAGTCGTAGAGGTTGTTGCAGAAGCGCCGAAAGCACAAGAGCAAGCTCCAGTCGAAGCTAAGCCAGCTGAAACTAAAGTCACTGCAAAAGCAAGCTTCAAAGGTCATGCTAGTGCGCCAATGGCGAAAGCAGAAGGCAAACAAGAGCTGGGTGAAATCATCATTAATGCAGCACCGGTAAAAACTGAACGTTACCAACCAAAAGGAGCTGGCAGCCAAGTCGCTACAAATGCTGCATCGGCTGCGATGACAAAACCTAACTACTAA
- the rluC gene encoding 23S rRNA pseudouridine(955/2504/2580) synthase RluC, giving the protein MSEIRTKVQFVDIDDDMAGQRIDNFLRNQLKNIPKSVVYRIVRKGEVRVNKKRVKAEYKLQAGDLVRIPPVTLEEKEPEAPLNTNLNKVAELESQIIYEDDHMLVLNKPSGLAVHGGSGLKFGAIEALRALRPQARFLELVHRIDRDTSGILLVAKKRSALRHLQAQFREKTVQKYYYALVMGKWKPSCKVVKAPLLKNEVNSIVRVNPNGKASETRFKVLASYEQATLIQASPITGRTHQIRVHTQYTGHPIAWDDRYGDRRFDAYTAKVGLDRLFLHAANIIFTHPGKEEKMEIHAEMEPKLQRALDKLKTMQ; this is encoded by the coding sequence ATGAGTGAAATAAGAACAAAAGTCCAATTCGTCGATATCGACGACGATATGGCTGGCCAGCGCATAGATAATTTTCTGCGTAACCAACTAAAAAACATCCCAAAGAGTGTTGTGTACCGAATTGTGCGCAAGGGAGAAGTGCGCGTAAATAAAAAGCGTGTGAAGGCAGAATATAAATTGCAAGCAGGCGACTTGGTTCGTATTCCTCCTGTAACACTCGAAGAGAAAGAGCCTGAAGCGCCGCTCAATACCAATCTCAACAAGGTGGCGGAGCTTGAATCCCAAATCATCTATGAAGATGATCACATGTTGGTGTTGAACAAGCCATCAGGGTTAGCCGTGCATGGCGGGAGTGGCCTTAAGTTCGGTGCCATCGAAGCACTGCGTGCGCTAAGACCGCAAGCTCGATTTCTTGAGTTGGTGCATCGTATAGACAGAGATACCTCTGGTATTCTGCTGGTCGCGAAAAAGCGCTCTGCGCTTCGTCACCTGCAAGCTCAGTTCCGTGAGAAGACGGTTCAGAAATACTACTACGCGTTGGTGATGGGCAAATGGAAGCCGAGCTGTAAGGTGGTGAAAGCGCCACTTCTGAAAAATGAAGTGAACAGTATTGTTAGAGTGAACCCCAACGGAAAAGCATCGGAAACTCGTTTCAAAGTTCTTGCGTCTTACGAGCAGGCGACCTTGATTCAGGCAAGCCCTATCACCGGTCGAACGCATCAGATTCGCGTCCACACGCAATATACTGGACACCCGATAGCTTGGGATGATCGCTATGGGGACCGTCGATTTGATGCGTATACCGCAAAGGTAGGTCTCGATCGACTCTTCTTACACGCTGCAAATATCATCTTCACGCACCCAGGCAAAGAAGAAAAAATGGAAATCCACGCTGAGATGGAACCTAAGCTACAACGCGCTCTGGATAAGCTGAAAACGATGCAATGA
- a CDS encoding Maf family protein, with translation MKSTRLILASTSPFRAELLSKLALEFEAKAPNVDEKAHSSESAEQLVQRLALEKAQALRAEPDAIVIGSDQVCVIDGQIIGKPLNRENAVNQLSQQSGKTIRFYTGLAVYNTETGTSDVTVDTFDVSFRKLTQKQIERYVDIEQPFYCAGSFKSEGLGITLFSALNGKDPNTLVGLPLIDLITMLEKHGISPLA, from the coding sequence ATGAAATCCACAAGACTCATTTTAGCGTCCACTTCTCCCTTCCGTGCTGAGCTTTTGAGCAAATTGGCACTAGAGTTTGAAGCGAAGGCACCCAATGTAGATGAAAAAGCCCACTCAAGCGAGTCTGCAGAGCAGTTAGTACAGCGTCTTGCACTTGAAAAAGCGCAAGCTCTCAGAGCGGAACCCGATGCTATCGTTATTGGAAGCGATCAAGTGTGCGTCATCGATGGCCAGATTATCGGTAAACCGCTCAACAGAGAAAATGCCGTAAATCAACTCTCTCAACAGAGCGGTAAAACCATTCGTTTTTATACGGGTCTTGCCGTCTACAATACCGAAACCGGCACCTCAGATGTCACAGTCGACACATTCGATGTCAGCTTCAGAAAGCTAACACAAAAGCAGATCGAGCGTTATGTCGATATTGAGCAGCCCTTCTACTGCGCAGGCAGCTTTAAAAGTGAAGGGCTTGGTATCACTTTATTTAGTGCGTTAAATGGCAAGGATCCAAACACCCTAGTCGGACTGCCTCTGATCGATTTGATCACCATGCTAGAAAAGCACGGAATCTCCCCGCTTGCCTAA
- the yceD gene encoding 23S rRNA accumulation protein YceD — protein sequence MQKVKIPRTVDPGKTAQKRLDYDGIIQVSLFKRLSESVSSVKRDAEVTLSFGHDEQRLVVISGKANIEVDLECQRCNEIFTHLCEVQFTYTPYYSEKSEEDAPEDYDLVDLNEYGEVDLIQLVEDEFILNLPQVAMHDIADCSVDSNNMVFGDIPEEVPEDKPNPFDVLKSLKRE from the coding sequence ATGCAAAAGGTAAAAATACCGCGAACTGTTGACCCGGGTAAGACGGCACAGAAGAGACTCGACTACGATGGCATCATCCAAGTCAGCCTTTTCAAGCGTCTGAGCGAGTCAGTTAGTAGCGTAAAACGCGATGCTGAAGTGACATTGTCCTTTGGGCATGATGAACAGCGACTCGTTGTTATCTCTGGTAAAGCTAACATCGAAGTTGATTTGGAATGTCAGCGTTGTAATGAGATTTTCACACACCTGTGTGAAGTTCAATTCACTTATACTCCTTATTACAGTGAGAAGAGTGAAGAGGACGCACCGGAAGATTACGATTTGGTAGATCTTAATGAGTACGGTGAGGTCGATCTCATACAATTAGTTGAAGACGAGTTCATCTTAAACCTGCCTCAAGTCGCAATGCACGATATAGCAGACTGTAGCGTTGACTCAAACAACATGGTGTTTGGAGATATTCCGGAAGAGGTTCCAGAAGATAAGCCAAATCCATTTGATGTTTTAAAGAGCTTAAAGCGTGAGTAA
- the rpmF gene encoding 50S ribosomal protein L32, which translates to MAVQKSKKSRSMRGMRRSHDALTSAALSVDATSGETHLRHNVTADGYYRGKKVINK; encoded by the coding sequence ATGGCCGTACAAAAAAGCAAGAAGTCACGTTCTATGCGTGGCATGCGTCGTTCACATGATGCGCTAACTTCAGCTGCACTATCTGTAGACGCAACTTCAGGTGAAACTCACCTACGTCACAACGTGACTGCTGACGGTTACTACCGTGGCAAAAAGGTTATCAACAAGTAA
- the plsX gene encoding phosphate acyltransferase PlsX, with the protein MHNITVALDAMGGDFGPSVTVPAAVQALSLFPELKVVLVGDEPSINTQLKHLGYQNSNRLTVMHSDRVISNSEKPSFALRNSQDTSMRIAIDLVESEQADACVSGGNTGALMALSRFRLKLLPGIDRPALVSALPTAQGRKTWMLDLGANASVDADSLFQFAVMGSALAEQHLGRSPRVAILNIGAEEIKGNDLVKRCSEMLTQCRSINYIGFVEGNELLSDSADVIVCDGFVGNTTLKACEGTAQFIINKLKAKLSTSTIKGWLARLLFSDVLNEVKALNPDQYNGASLLGLRGIVIKSHGSADVSALVNAIGEAVHEVKRQVPNQISDRLEAVLLERQY; encoded by the coding sequence TTGCATAATATAACCGTTGCACTTGATGCAATGGGCGGGGATTTCGGTCCTTCCGTAACAGTGCCTGCCGCCGTGCAGGCACTGTCGCTTTTCCCAGAGCTAAAAGTGGTGCTTGTTGGCGACGAGCCGTCAATAAACACGCAACTCAAACATCTAGGTTACCAAAACAGTAACCGTCTTACGGTCATGCATAGTGACCGAGTCATTTCGAATTCCGAAAAGCCTTCCTTCGCCCTCAGAAACAGTCAAGATACGTCTATGCGTATAGCGATTGATCTAGTTGAATCCGAGCAAGCTGACGCGTGCGTAAGCGGCGGTAATACCGGTGCGCTAATGGCACTATCAAGATTCCGTCTTAAGCTCCTCCCTGGCATAGATAGACCTGCGTTAGTTTCCGCTCTACCTACTGCACAAGGCAGAAAAACCTGGATGCTAGATCTTGGCGCAAATGCGTCTGTCGATGCCGATTCTCTATTTCAGTTTGCTGTAATGGGAAGCGCACTTGCTGAGCAACATCTTGGACGAAGCCCTAGAGTCGCAATATTGAATATCGGTGCAGAAGAAATAAAAGGTAACGATCTCGTCAAACGTTGCTCAGAAATGCTGACACAATGCCGATCTATTAACTATATTGGATTCGTTGAAGGAAATGAGTTACTCAGCGACAGCGCAGATGTCATTGTCTGCGATGGCTTTGTTGGTAACACAACATTGAAAGCTTGCGAAGGAACTGCGCAATTTATTATCAACAAACTTAAAGCCAAATTATCCACCTCTACAATCAAAGGATGGCTGGCTAGATTGCTGTTTTCTGATGTATTAAACGAAGTTAAAGCACTGAACCCCGACCAGTATAACGGGGCAAGTTTGTTAGGATTGCGCGGCATTGTCATAAAAAGCCACGGAAGTGCTGATGTTTCAGCGCTTGTTAATGCAATAGGCGAAGCGGTTCACGAGGTTAAACGCCAAGTGCCAAACCAAATAAGCGATCGTCTAGAAGCAGTGTTACTCGAGAGGCAGTATTAG
- a CDS encoding beta-ketoacyl-ACP synthase III has protein sequence MYSKILGTGSYLPSQIRTNADLEKMVDTTDEWIVTRTGIKERRIAAEDETVADMGYEASLKAIEMAGIDKNDIDLIIVATTSSSHAFPSSACQVQAKLGIQGCPAFDMAAACTGFVYALSVADQHIRSGMCKNVLVIGSDCLSKTVEEIDRSTIILFGDAAGAVVLGASEEPGIISTHLYADGRFGDLLSLEMPVRGGELDKWLNMSGNEVFKVAVTQLSKLVKDTLSANDMSKEDLDWLVPHQANYRIISATAKKLGMSMDQVVLTLDRHGNTSAATVPTALDEAVRDGRIKRGQNLLLEAFGGGFTWGSALVRF, from the coding sequence ATGTATAGCAAAATTTTAGGTACAGGCAGCTACCTGCCGTCTCAGATCCGCACCAATGCAGATCTAGAGAAAATGGTAGATACGACAGATGAATGGATCGTCACTCGCACAGGTATTAAAGAACGTAGAATCGCTGCAGAGGACGAAACCGTTGCAGACATGGGCTACGAAGCTTCCTTGAAAGCTATTGAGATGGCGGGCATCGATAAGAATGATATCGATCTAATTATTGTTGCAACAACAAGTAGTAGCCACGCTTTTCCTTCGTCGGCTTGTCAAGTTCAAGCAAAACTTGGCATTCAAGGTTGCCCTGCTTTTGATATGGCTGCAGCATGTACAGGTTTTGTATACGCGCTGTCAGTTGCTGATCAACATATCCGTTCAGGAATGTGTAAAAACGTATTGGTGATTGGCTCAGATTGTCTATCTAAAACGGTCGAAGAAATTGATCGCTCAACCATCATCCTATTCGGTGATGCAGCCGGTGCTGTGGTTTTGGGTGCTAGTGAAGAGCCAGGCATCATTTCGACGCATCTATATGCAGATGGTCGTTTTGGCGATCTTCTCAGTCTTGAAATGCCTGTACGTGGCGGTGAACTCGATAAGTGGCTGAACATGTCAGGTAACGAAGTATTCAAAGTTGCCGTTACTCAGCTATCGAAACTAGTTAAAGATACACTAAGCGCGAACGATATGAGCAAAGAGGACCTCGATTGGTTGGTTCCTCATCAAGCGAACTATCGCATCATTTCGGCAACCGCGAAAAAACTGGGTATGTCGATGGATCAAGTCGTCCTAACACTTGATCGCCACGGTAATACTTCGGCAGCAACCGTCCCAACGGCCTTAGATGAGGCGGTTCGCGATGGTCGCATTAAGCGTGGACAGAACCTTCTATTAGAAGCGTTTGGTGGTGGTTTTACCTGGGGTTCAGCGTTAGTTCGCTTCTAA
- the fabD gene encoding ACP S-malonyltransferase produces the protein MSNFAIVFPGQGSQTVGMLAELGEQHEIVKATFAEASEALGYDLWALVQNGPAEDLNQTHRTQPALLASSVAIWRVWQEQGLAQPKLVAGHSLGEYSALVCAGVIDFKEAIKLVELRGQLMQEAVPAGVGAMYAIIGLDDESIAKACEEAAQGEVVSPVNFNSPGQVVIAGNKAAVERAGALCKEAGAKRALPLPVSVPSHCALMKPAAEKLAVALEAIEFNAPSVPVINNVDVETETDPAKIKDALVRQLYSPVRWTEGVEKMSEQGVEKLLELGPGKVLTGLTKRIVKTLSAAAVNDAASLEAAK, from the coding sequence ATGAGTAATTTTGCAATCGTGTTCCCAGGTCAGGGTTCACAAACAGTTGGCATGCTAGCAGAGCTAGGCGAGCAACATGAGATCGTAAAAGCGACATTTGCGGAAGCATCTGAAGCACTTGGTTACGACCTATGGGCATTGGTTCAAAACGGCCCAGCAGAAGATTTAAATCAAACCCATCGCACGCAGCCTGCGCTATTAGCTTCTTCTGTAGCTATTTGGCGTGTATGGCAAGAGCAGGGTCTTGCTCAGCCTAAACTCGTAGCGGGTCACAGCCTAGGTGAGTACTCAGCGCTAGTGTGTGCTGGTGTCATTGACTTCAAAGAAGCGATCAAACTTGTTGAACTTCGCGGTCAGTTGATGCAAGAAGCCGTTCCTGCTGGCGTTGGCGCGATGTATGCCATCATCGGTCTAGATGATGAGTCGATTGCTAAAGCGTGTGAAGAAGCAGCACAGGGTGAAGTGGTTTCCCCAGTGAACTTTAACTCACCAGGTCAGGTTGTTATTGCGGGTAACAAAGCAGCTGTAGAGCGAGCTGGCGCACTATGTAAAGAAGCGGGTGCTAAACGCGCGCTACCATTGCCAGTGTCGGTACCTTCTCACTGTGCGCTGATGAAACCAGCAGCAGAAAAGCTCGCGGTTGCGCTTGAAGCGATTGAATTCAACGCACCTTCGGTTCCTGTCATCAACAACGTTGATGTTGAAACAGAAACCGACCCAGCAAAAATTAAAGACGCGCTAGTTCGCCAGCTTTACAGCCCAGTTCGTTGGACTGAAGGCGTTGAGAAAATGAGCGAGCAAGGCGTTGAGAAACTGTTGGAACTTGGTCCAGGTAAAGTGTTAACTGGCCTAACAAAACGCATTGTTAAGACATTGAGTGCGGCTGCGGTAAATGACGCTGCGTCACTCGAAGCTGCAAAATAA